The Penaeus monodon isolate SGIC_2016 chromosome 24, NSTDA_Pmon_1, whole genome shotgun sequence DNA segment TCAGTGTGTTCTGCTCCACACCTGGGACATTATCCAGCTTGCACTAAGGTACACAAATCCTCATCCTGGTGATCAGGACATGGACTCATGACAGGCATCTAGCACATCCGTTTAATTGCCATGTCACTTGTCACCAGTTAGTTAATTCTCCTTTTGACAGTTAATCAAATACAGAGTTCTaccatatatgttataaatgaaGTTTTGAAGGGAAGGCATCAGTAATTTTTGTCAACATTTCATCTACACATATTCTCACTGTCTCATTCTCAGGTGTTACCTAAAAGGAATACTTTCTTTGCATAAGTTTTTGCTTGTAATTAGTAGGCAAcacaaatttttgttattattaaatgttatcagaTGCTTTGTTTGAATATTCCTTAGTAGTGGTATTAGCATTTTGAAGAGCTANNNNNNNNNNNNNNNNNNNNNNNNNNNNNNNNNNNNNNNNNNNNNNNNNNNNNNNNNNNNNNNNNNNNNNNNNNNNNNNNNNNNNNNNNNNNNNNNNNNNNNNNNNNNNNNNNNNNNNNNNNNNNNNNNNNNNNNNNNNNNNNNNNNNNNNNNNNNNNNNNNNNNNNNNNNNNNNNNNNNNNNNNNNNNNNNNNNNNNNNNNNNNNNNNNNNNNNNNNNNNNNNNNNNNNNNNNNNNNNNNNNNNNNNNNNNNNNNNNNNNNNNNNNNNNNNNNNNNNNNNNNNNNNNNNNNNNNNNNNNNNNNNNNNNNNNNNNNNNNNNNNNNNNNNNNNNNNNNNNNNNNNNNNNNNNNNNNNNNNNNNNNNNNNNNNNNNNNNNNNNNNNNNNNNNNNNNNNNNNNNNNNNNNNNNNNNNNNNNNNNNNNNNNNNNNNNNNNNNNNNNNNNNNNNNNNNNNNNNNNNNNNNNNNNNNNNNNNNNNNNNNNNNNNNNNNNNNNNNNNNNNNNNNNNNNNNNNNNNNNNNNNNNNNNNNNNNNNNNNNNNNNNNNNNNNNNNNNNNNNNNNNNNNNNNNNNNNNNNNNNNNNNNNNNNNNNNNNNNNNNNNNNNNNNNNNNNNNNNNNNNNNNNNNNNNNNNNNNNNNNNNNNNNNNNNNNNNNNNNNNNNNNNNNNNNNNNNNNNNNNNNNNNNNNNNNNNNNNNNNNNNNNNNNNNNNNNNNNNNNNNNNNNNNNNNNNNNNNNNNNNNNNNNNNNNNNNNNNNNNNNNNNNNNNNNNNNNNNNNNNNNNNNNNNNNNNNNNNNNNNNNNNNNNNNNNNNNNNNNNNNNNNNNNATAAAGTTTCATATAAAGATCCTATGCATCTTCAACCCTAAAGCACTGGTACTGTAAATGTCAATTAACTCtcatttcatttgcattttatCTCAAAATTCACACTTTTTCTTAATTCAGTGCAATTTTATAGTTTTGTTACTTGAGGTTATAGAAGCTTTGAGAACTATTGAGGTTGTGTATCATTTTGTGGTTGGGTTACACAGCCCACATTCTAGAACAAGTATTGCAGCCTTAATAGTCAAGAAGAAGCNNNNNNNNNNNNNNNNNNNNNNNNNNNNNNNNNNNNNCTCAGTGCAGGAGGTTTGTGTCAATCACTATACCAAGCAACACAGACAGACTTGCATCAGTGTGGCATAGAATCACCAGAGATAAGAAGGGCTCCGAGGTGTTATTTCAGATGTTAGGATTTTATCAAAACATCTTTGCTGCCTGTTCACATCGCATTTAAGCTGATTTAGTGGATCTTAAACTTTTGGGAAAATGgtgatttgatttttgttttacagCTAAATTTTGCAGTTATTTcacatattttgttaattttttttNNNNNNNNNNNNNNNNNNNNNNNNNNNAGAATACTGCTACAAATATTATAGTACACAGAGCACTTACTTTCTGAAAACCAGAAAACTagatagcagaaaaaaaatttcagttttgtggtgtatgtattttctttctctccttctctgttataTTCTTGAAGATAACAGTTGTCAAGAAGAAATATACACTAAAGATCAAGGTCTACAGATATTTTATACATTCAAGAAATTTTATGACAACAGTTTCCAAATCATCATGGATTTCATCTTCACATANNNNNNNNNNNNNNNNNNNNNNNNNNNNNNNNNNNNNNNNNNNNNNNNNNNNNNNNNNNNNNNNNNNNNNNNNNNNNNNNNNNNNNNNNNNNNNNNNNNNNNNNNNNNNNNNNNNNCCCAGCCACATGCACATGATGGGCTTTTGCCATTCACCATATATTAGCAAAAGGCAGAGAGGAGAAATCCAGTACCACTAAGTGACACTagctttttcctttccctacaTTCCTTcatagtttctttttttatatctcaacATTTATTCATGTCATATggattttctttgtcttcttgcaGCTGTTTGGGATGTTGGTGTTGGCTATAGGGCTGTATGGAGTTGTGTTCACGGCTCAGGACTTACATGGCCTCAAGTCTGTGGAAACGGCCTACATCATCATCACAGATTTGTCAGGAGTAATGGTGGTACTCGGCAGCGTTATCTTCATTGTGTCCTTCGCAGGGTGTGTAGGTGCTCTGCGGGAAAACCTCTGTCTGCTGAAGCTGGTAagagattttattttcattcttttgtttttcttttgttttatttgttatattttttgtgctgggggaaattaaagttgagatatattttgaataaatatgTAGGAGACAACACGTTGATAAACCAAGgagtaattgttcctttcctcaACAGTACTTCTGGAGCTTGACGATCTTCCTGATTGCTGAATTGATGTTTGCTATTGCCTGCATCATTTTCCCGTGGAAGTCTAGGGAAATTATTGAACACTTGCTGTCAAAGCGCCTCATCGAAGAGTACAGGGAGAGCCAAAACACCCAGAACTTTGTTGACTTCCTTCAGACTGAGGTGCTTCTTCTTAGTTTtcgttttagattttttcttttcgNNNNNNNNNNNNNNNNNNNNNNNNNNNNNNNNNNNNNNNNNNNNNNNNNNNNNNNNNNNNNNNNNNNNNNNNNNNNNNNNNNNNNNNNNNNNNNNNNNNCAACAAGTTCTCCTAATTGACTCATGGTAGCAGATCCATGTAAGTGCAAATAAAATTCACAAACAATTTACAGNNNNNNNNNNNNNNNNNNNNNNNNNNNNNNNNNNNNNNNNNNNNNNNNNNNNNNNNNNNNNNNNNNNNNNNNNNNNNNNNNNNNNNNNNNNNNNNNNNNNNNNNNNNNNNNNNNNNNNNNNNNNNNNNNNNNNNNNNNNNNNNNNNNNNNNNNNNNNNNNNNNNNNNNNNNNNNNNNNNNNNNNNNNNNNNNNNNNNNNNNNNNNNNNNNNNNNNNNNNNNNNNNNNNNNNNNNNNNNNNNNNNNNNNNNNNNNNNNNNNNNNNNNNNNNNNNNNNNNNNNNNNNNNNNNNNNNNNNNNNNNNNNNNNNNNNNNNNNNNNNNNNNNNNNNNNNNNNNNNNNNNNNNNNNNNNNNNNNNNNNNNNNNNNNNNNNNNNNNNNNNNNNNNNNNNNNNNNNNNNNNNNNNNNNNNNNNNNNNNNNNNNNNNNNNNNNNNNNNNNNNNNNNNNNNNNNNNNNNNNNNNNNNNNNNNNNNNNNNNNNNNNNNNNNNNNNNNNNNNNNNNNNNNNNNNNNNNNNNNNNNNNNNNNNNNNNNNNNNNNNNNNNNNNNNNNNNNNNNNNNNNNNNNNNNNNNNNNNNNNNNNNNNNNNNNNNNNNNNNNNNNNNNNNNNNNNNNNNNNNNNNNNNNNNNNNNNNNNNNNNNNNNNNNNNNNNNNNNNNNNNNNNNNNNNNNNNNNNNNNNNNNNNNNNNNNNNNNNNNNNNNTGAATTTTTAAGAAATCTCTGCGTAAATCAAAATTGTTAACTTAAAGTGAACTGGTTATGCATACATGACCTCCCAGTATCATTGAAAATGCAGGATATTTTATacaaatgtttttattaatattttgtgtacTTTTAGTTACATGTTTACAAAAATAACTTGGTTCCTGTTTCAGTTCGGTTGTTGTGGTATCACAGTAGAAGGTTACTTAGACTGGAATGCAAATGAATACTTCAACTGCTCAGAGTCAAGCCCAAGTGCTGAGAAATGTGGTGTGCCAGCTTCCTGTTGCTTGAACAGAAAAAATTTGGTATGTATCCTTAATTTTAAGTCCATGAAATCAGCATGTTTCCCCTTTCCAGAATAGCTTTGGTTTACATATGGTTTAAGGGAGAATACTGGAGAGCAGATTTCAGAGTTGAAATAATCATTTATGTGTATCAGTTATTttaatatctgatataatattttatttctttgcagACGCACTTTGACTTTATGTGTGGGTAtgatatgcaaaataaaaaagtaagttaCTATTTGTTTCCTAATAAAGTTTAAGAACCATgtggtataaatacatattatgcatattatgtcTTATATGCAGTGTAGATTCAAAGTAATACTTGCATTTTTCCATTCTGTCTAGCCTCATGAAGCTTCAGAAACCATTTACACTGGAGGTTGTGTGACATCTATCATTCAGTTCTTAGAATCAAACCTCTATTGGGCTGCTGGAGTCATATTTGGGATCACCTTGTTCCAGGTACAGTATTCTTGTTTTGATAATATAACATGGTTTTATTGAAATAAGTGTTATCTTTAGTATGGCAGATTTCCAAAGGTCGAAAGCATCTCATTTGTGAAAATGGCCTAGTAGTGAACAAATTTGTCAAGTTGTGTCGCAGCCCAACAGCCCTAAAAAGCACTTATATNNNNNNNNNNNNNNNNNNNNNNNNNNNNNNNNNNTTCACAGAAACAGTGAAGTAAAGTTTATAGTTAAAGACCGGTCCAAATTTTGATCAAACTCAGACATTATATGATATGACATTTGTTCTTGTGACTATTGATAAGAAATTATTATCAGTGCAACTTTTGTGTCTTGTGGTTTATATAAGTTACATAAAAGCAATTGGTCAAATGGAATGCTAGGTTTTTAAGTCACAAACCTTCAGCTGGATGAGTAGTGAAGGAGTCAAAGGGGATACCTACATAGGATCGTTCTTCAGGCTTTAATCCATTCCTGTATTCATGTTGCTCTCAGTCTATATTTATGCCTCTATCTCAGTATTCCTATGTCCCAAGGTATTAATTAGATTCTCCCTCTTTCAGATGTATGTAACACACCAGGCTCGCTCACTGATGGACCAGATTTCCCTACAGCGCTCTAGATGGTACTCATGATTTGTGGAAGATGAAGTCTTTCActaagattatttttattcttccttccatccatccacactATTCCCCTTTTTGTTCTGATGAAGTCGCACCAAAGAAAATAGTGATGATcttgattattattgcaattatttgtttAATCTGTGTGGGTTTCAAAAAGAGGAAATTGACAGGCAGGTACACGATATTCTATAGTAACCTAGAATCTCAATGCATGTAATCTCTTGCTgagctttttcttcctttgtttttagcAAATAGATAACTTCTAGTACAGTAAAAATTTAGTTTATTTGACATCTAAGTACAAATATTCTCACCATAAATGCTTACACTCCCAGCTCATTAATATTTNNNNNNNNNNNNNNNNNNNNNNNNNNNNNNNNNNNNNNNNNNNNNNNNNNNNNNNNNNNNNNNNNNNNNNNNNNNNNNNNTTCATTGTAACTGTGATTATAACAGCatcttaaattaatatttttataatcagaaaaaaatttcattctcattttttgacaaaggaagaggagctgctttctttttgttatttacacacactttaatgccccttctttctttttctaatatataCTCAAATGTGTTGCCTGCTGCCAATTTTCCTTTCTTGGGTGTGCCAggatacaggggggaaaaaaggagcttttgtacgtttttttttttcttcttcttcNNNNNNNNNNNNNNNNNNNNNNNNNNNNNNNNNNNNNNTTAGGtcagatacatacacatttttaaaagtgAGAAATTTAATTTACATAAGCATCCAAAAGAGGATGAAAATGCAGTTGCTCTTTGCTGTGGAAGATAAGTTGCACAAATATTTCTAGCAGCAGAGATGAGCAAGGGGACTTTTTTGCCTGCAAATACATGTTTTTTATTGTGCACAAATTATACAGAATATATTTTTAGAACTCTTGTAATAAGAATGGGAGCTTCAGAGAAGAAAGGTATATTTCCATTATGTATAAGTGTTTGCAAATAGTTGATAATGTTTTAGTCATCTATTGAGCCTGCATCATATTGATTTGGGCAACACAGTCCATCAAGTTCAAGTAGTAAAGATATTTTCCCCAGATGTAAATGGTTTTATATGAATATCTAGTGTGTAATAAAGCTCAGGTACTTGACCCCATGCTTACACCTAGAATAGAAAATACTTTGATTCTCATGCTAAGTAGTTTATTNNNNNNNNNNNNNNNNNNNNNNNNNNNNNNNNNNNNNNNNNNNNNNNNNNNNNNNNNNNNNNNNNNNNNNNNNNNNNNNNNNNNNNNNNNNNNNNNNNNNNNNNNNNNNNNNNNNNNNNNNNNNNNNNNNNNNNNNNNNNNNNNNNNNNNNNNNNNNNNNNNNNNNNNNNNNNNNNNNNNNNNNNTCCAAATAACCAAGAACATGGTCCTTCCTAAGCGATAAGAGAAGGCCTCAAAATGAGTTACTCTGTACATAAGAAacaaagtgataataacagtctATGTAATCATTTCTTACTGAAACAGTTTTGAGTCACTGTCAGATTTTGCCTTTAACATGGCACTATGtaattttacatgtatttttgaaGCTTAAAAACCAACAGTTGTGAGTAACAGGTCATTAGGCTGTACCATAGGCCTTTTTGGGTCAAATTTTCCAAATCCCAAACATTTTCAGAAGTGGATGTGTTCCGGAAGAGCAAATGTCATGGCAAGAAATGTAATTAAGAAGATAGATGTGGCATCCTACTTTCATCATGCAATTGATTGACTTTATCTTAACAGTAATGTTGATCATTAGCTGATTTATAAGAATTACCTAAACAAATTCACATGTACTGTTTGAGTCATACATTCATATAGTATTTTACAGTGATATTCTCTTTTGTGTTATCTTGGCTGTGTTTTGTGACTGGATATTTTGTTTGACATGTGTGgctctatatatatgatgttgttaTTGCTTTGTTATGGTAAACATGGAGAACTGAGAAATAATGTGAAATAAGATGGAATNNNNNNNNNNNNNNNNNNNNNNNNNNNNNNNNNNNNNNNNNNNNNNNNNNNNNNNNNNNNNNNNNNNNNNNNNNNNNNNNNNNNNNNNNNNNNNNNNNNNNNNNNNNNNNNNNNNNNNNNNNNNNNNNNNNNNNNNNNNNNNNNNNNNNNNNNNNNNNNNNNNNNNNNNNNNNNNNNNNNNNNNNNNNNNNNNNNNNNNNNNNNNNNNNNNNNNNNNNNNNNNNNNNNNNNNNNNNNNNNNNNNNNNNNNNNNNNNNNNNNNNNNNNNNNNNNNNNNNNNNNNNNNNNNNNNNNNNNNNNNNNNNNNNNNNNNNNNNNNNNNNNNNNNNNNNNNNNNNNNNNNNNNNNNNNNNNNNNNNNNNNNNNNNNNNNNNNNNNNNNNNNNNNNNNNNNNNNNNNNNNNNNNNNNNNNNNNNNNNNNNNNNNNNNNNNNNNNNNNNNNNNNNNNNNNNNNNNNNNNNNNNNNNNNNNNNNNNNNNNNNNNNNNNNNNNNNNNNNNNNNNNNNNNNNNNNNNNNNNNNNNNNNNNNNNNNNNNNNNNNNNNNNNNNNNNNNNNNNNNNNNNNNNNNNNNNNNNNNNNNNNNNNNNNNNNNNNNNNNNNNNNNNNNNNNNNNNNNNNNNNNNNNNNNNNNNNNNNNNNNNNNNNNNNNNNNNNNNNNNNNNNNNNNNNNNNNNNNNNNNNNNNNNNNNNNNNNNNNNNNNNNNNNNNNNGCTGCATTAAGATTCATATATTACTAGATCTCATTTAATTGGGTCAAAAAGAATCTCTTGCCATTTTTCTATATGTTCTACCCACATGGATGCAAgtccagatttttttctctctgatatgaatattttaaacaatatatgtatCCTACAGAATCCTCAGCCATTTATTTGAAGTGCTTAGTTCTTTGTGCTTGAATTAAAGATTCTCCCTGTTTGctacaataatattcaaatatcttATCATCTGTATCGCCTAAAACTTTGTATGATTCATAATTCATGTGGTTAATGTTATCCCTAAGCTCCATTCTGACTTACTCATGCTGCATTTGGGTGTGCTGTCCTGCTTTCCACGGGGAATGAATCTCAGGTGAGTTCATAGTTTTCATTACCAGTTCATGCTTATTCATATTTCCATCTCTGTCTACCTGATGactctgaatgtgtgtgtatatatagtatatataggaatTGTTTGCATTGCCCCTTNNNNNNNNNNNNNNNNNNNNNNNNNNNNNNNNNNNNNNNNNNNNNNNNNNNNNNNNNNNNNNNNNNNNNNNNNNNNNNNNNNNNNNNNNNNNNNNNNNNNNNNNNNNNNNNNNNNNNNNNNNNNNNNNNNNNNNNNNNNNNNNNNNNNNNNNNNNNNNNNNNNNNNNNNNNNNNNNNNNNNNNNNNNNNNNNNNNNNNNNNNNNNNNNNNNNNNNNNNNNNNNNNNNNNNNNNNNNNNNNNNNNNNNNNNNNNNNNNNNNNNNNNNNNNNNNNNNNNNNNNNNNNNNNNNNNNNNNNNNNNNNNNNNNNNNNNNNNNNNNNNNNNNNNNNNNNNNNNNNNNNNNNNNNNNNNNNNNNNNNNNNNNNNNNNNNNNNNNNNNNNNNNNNNNNNNNNNNNNNNNNNNNNNNNNNNNNNNNNNNNNNNNNNNNNNNNNNNNNNNNNNNNNNNNNNNNNNNNNNNNNNNNNNNNNNNNNNNNNNNNNNNNNNNNNNNNNNNNNNNNNNNNNNNNNNNNNNNNNNNNNNNNNNNNNNNNNNNNNNNNNNNNNNNNNNNNNNNNNNNNNNNNNNNNNNNNNNNNNNNNNNNNNNNNNNNNNNNNNNNNNNNNNNNNNNNNNNNNNNNNNNNNNNNNNNNNNNNNNNNNNNNNNNNNNNNNNNNNNNNNNNNNNNNNNNNNNNNNNNNNNNNNNNNNNNNNTTGCTGCGAAGcatccagatccaatgggttaatttgTGGACATTGTGAAATACTTTTTGCTTCTAGCAGACATTTTTACGTTTTGTACCTGGTATTNNNNNNNNNNNNNNNNNNNNNNNNNNNNNNNNNNNNNNNNNNNNNNNNNNNNNNNNNNNNNNNNNNNNNNNNNNNNNNNNNNNNNNNNNNNNNNNNNNNNNNNNNNNNNNNNNNNNNNNNNNNNNNNNNNNNNNNNNNNNNNNNNNNNNNNNNNNNNNNNNNNNNNNNNNNNNNNNNNNNNNNNNNNNNNNNNNNNNNNNNNNNNNNNNNNNNNNNNNNNNNNNNNNNNNNNNNNNNNNNNNNNNNNNNNNNNNNNNNNNNNNNNNNNNNNNNNNNNNNNNNNNNNNNNNNNNNNNNNNNNNNNNNNNNNNNNNNNNNNNNNNNNNNNNNNNNNNNNNNNNNNNNNNNNNNNNNNNNNNNNNNNNNNNNNNNNNNNNNNNNNNNNNNNNNNNNNNNNNNNNNNNNNNNNNNNNNNNtttttcttttcgttcatttttGTCGTTTTCTTCATTTTACAGACTTCTCATATTTTGATTTCTGAAATCTAAAAGTGGGTACTTGCTCTCCATCGGAGATTTTCTTTTAGTCAACGTACTCATCGTCTAATACACTTTACTTCGTCCACTAAGCTGTCTATCGCTCTACTACTACCAATAAGTCACATGACAGAAGGAAGTTGCCTTTTAGGACTGGTTCAAATATGGTGAATGGTTTGGAGAATGTTTTTCATCCAGATTTCAGCATTCCATTTTtctgtgaaaaagaaaagaatcataATGAGATGTACGGAAACTGTAAAatcatttgttttggttttatgttctcttcttttctcagtctttttttcttttaatacttgCACTGTTTTGGAAATTCTCAATCATGTCCATACAGATGCATATCACTGCAGGGAAATCCTTAGATGTTCTCACCTTGAAATGCAGATTCCCATGCCTTGTAGTTTTAGCATAAGTAAAAAAGTatgatagacaatagatagaagTTAAATGATATTAAAGTAAAAAGTGAATAGATCAGCTAGATTCTTACATGTTATTAAAGCTTTCCTCCAGATGATCACATTGTTGGTGCCTTCCATGATAAGTTAAAATACCATAATATCTAAAGTTACACAGTAATtaagcagcagaaaaaaaaaatgtggaagtaggGTTGCTCTTGATTGCTTAGAAGTGAGCATGTGTGCCTGAGTGNNNNNNNNNNNNNNNNNNNNNNNNNNNNNNNNNNNNNNNNNNNNNNNNNNNNNNNNNNNNNNGATGGAAAGTAAGCTCGAGTTTCTAAGCACTGTAAGTTCGAAAGTGGATAACAAAATTGAGAGTTTGTTTTTCACGTCTTGTTGGAGAGATGATGTTATGAGAGGCTACTGTTACAAAACTATAAGTATCAGATATTTGTGCCTATTTGTAGTGGAGAGttctatattacattttttctctatttctcatcCTTTATTTCAGTGTGTTTGNNNNNNNNNNNNNNNNNNNNNNNNNNNNNNNNNNNNNCTGTGTCATATCTCAGTGTCATAGGTTTATAACATCATGTGCCTATATTTTTTGAGGCTTTGTTAGGTACAAATAGAACATGGAGAttggttattttttaaagaaatgaatGATCAACCTTTTTTGATTAAATGTGATCCATACTATAATCCCATAggcatttgtataatatattttgatctattttatagattttgtaaaaattattGAATTGATTGCAATTTTGTATACATTATCATATCTCTTCCAGACCCATATATAGAAGACAATTTTAGACATGTATTTTGGTCATTATGGCCATGCAAATTGTATGATGAAGccttgaatgtttatatatacattaNNNNNNNNNNNNNNNNNNNNNNNNNNNNNNNNNNNNNNNNNNNNNNNNNNNNNNNCTATGGGGTcattaaacagtaaaaaagtcTAGAATTTGTCACATCTTAATCATTGCCAGGTCTGAAAGGGACAAAGTATGTATTTTCATtagaatgatatattttatacatgtaattCTAATAGAATGCAAAATTGCAATCAATGAACTTTCACTTCTGCATTTGATATTCTTTATTTAAATGTTGATTCACCAGAACACAGTAATGTCTTGAggattattttcctctttcatatAAAAGGGAGTGATCTGTCTAAGCTCTTAGGATATGGGTGCCAgtacatacacaatatgtgtgcgtgttcacTTACACATACAAATAGTTGCATAATTCCATGCAATCAGATAGACTGAATAGTCAGCTGTTTCATACAGCTGGTAATAGGCAGCACAAAGAGCACCTTTTAGAAACAACAGCAGTTTCTAGTACTCACATGTTtttaaagaaggagaataaagaagagcCTACGTATAATCTTATGCAAGACTGAGCTTTTATTTGAGCATAAGCCTAAACTTTAATGTTTTGGAGAGAGTAGGGATTTGAAGTAATTTTGTAAATCAAAGGGATTTAACAGCTTGTTTGAATGATTGCAGTGTCTATCATGATACCAAAGAAGTAAACTGCATTTCAATGATACACAATGATTGTATAATTTAGACTTTNNNNNNNNNNNNNNNNNNNNNNNNNNNNNTATAGTTGTTAATGATATTGTGTTGTAAATGTATGTCAGTGGGATTTTTAAATTATGACTTAAGTAGTAGACCCAGGGAGAGACAAATTCTAAATTATATTTAAGGCTGTTTAATTCTTTGTGCCATAACAGAGTTGGATTAATCTTGAGTAAAAATATGTGAGGGTATGTCATTTCATCTCAGTAGTCCACAATTTCttcaaatatattaatgatgaattGGATCTTCAGTTGAGTTTGGTGTGATGGCAAGGCAGGATGCCTCCAGAAAAGGTTCCTGACTTTATTATGGAAGAGTCTTCCAATGTGCAGCTGACATACATTTTACTGAA contains these protein-coding regions:
- the LOC119588694 gene encoding tetraspanin-33-like isoform X2, producing MARRRDYSYISPCVKWTLFFFNFIFWLFGMLVLAIGLYGVVFTAQDLHGLKSVETAYIIITDLSGVMVVLGSVIFIVSFAGCVGALRENLCLLKLYFWSLTIFLIAELMFAIACIIFPWKSREIIEHLLSKRLIEEYRESQNTQNFVDFLQTEFGCCGITVEGYLDWNANEYFNCSESSPSAEKCGVPASCCLNRKNLTHFDFMCGYDMQNKKPHEASETIYTGGCVTSIIQFLESNLYWAAGVIFGITLFQMYVTHQARSLMDQISLQRSR
- the LOC119588694 gene encoding tetraspanin-33-like isoform X1, with product MARRRDYSYISPCVKWTLFFFNFIFWLFGMLVLAIGLYGVVFTAQDLHGLKSVETAYIIITDLSGVMVVLGSVIFIVSFAGCVGALRENLCLLKLYFWSLTIFLIAELMFAIACIIFPWKSREIIEHLLSKRLIEEYRESQNTQNFVDFLQTEFGCCGITVEGYLDWNANEYFNCSESSPSAEKCGVPASCCLNRKNLTHFDFMCGYDMQNKKPHEASETIYTGGCVTSIIQFLESNLYWAAGVIFGITLFQMYVTHQARSLMDQISLQRSRWYS